In a single window of the Microscilla marina ATCC 23134 genome:
- a CDS encoding phosphatase domain-containing protein codes for MHVWQFAAVQFNQKVLITGTLLQGKPRSSTTSSTWLGHFIRMMRSYFRPVCKHQSVTIHLANQQQVSVTTNYKGYFSTMVAGQVTPELRLEVAGQSLELPTHYPVVFDRTNANIEVVSDIDDTILLSHTASFIKRIGTILFRRPKKRRTIVFSHGLFKQFKNFGTRVIYLSKSESNLFGLISAVVQYQQLPEGPLLLTPYLSLRQLFNAKKGKDYKLDFLKLICENLPNKKLVLMGDDSQRDMEIYTQVAKMHPDKILKVYIRQTRFSRNEEQWQKLQETGVNAMYFNDADSAEKESELLKELKQAT; via the coding sequence ATGCATGTATGGCAATTTGCAGCAGTTCAATTCAATCAAAAAGTACTCATTACTGGTACCCTACTACAGGGCAAACCACGCAGTAGTACTACATCTTCTACTTGGCTTGGGCACTTTATCCGCATGATGCGCTCTTACTTTCGTCCGGTTTGCAAACACCAGTCAGTTACCATTCATTTGGCCAACCAACAACAAGTATCTGTTACTACCAACTACAAGGGGTATTTCTCGACAATGGTAGCAGGGCAGGTTACCCCTGAGTTAAGGCTAGAGGTAGCAGGGCAATCGCTTGAACTTCCTACACATTATCCGGTGGTATTTGACCGCACCAATGCCAACATAGAAGTTGTGTCAGACATTGACGATACCATTCTGCTTTCACACACGGCTTCTTTTATCAAACGCATTGGCACCATACTTTTTCGGCGCCCAAAAAAACGTCGCACCATTGTTTTTTCACACGGCTTGTTTAAACAGTTTAAAAACTTTGGTACCAGGGTGATTTATTTGTCCAAAAGTGAGAGCAACTTATTTGGGTTGATTTCGGCGGTAGTTCAATACCAACAACTGCCCGAGGGACCTCTGTTACTCACCCCTTATTTGAGCCTAAGGCAATTATTTAATGCTAAAAAGGGCAAAGATTATAAGCTCGATTTCTTAAAGTTAATTTGTGAAAACCTACCCAATAAAAAGTTGGTTTTAATGGGCGATGACTCACAGCGGGATATGGAGATATATACTCAGGTGGCAAAAATGCATCCCGACAAGATTCTAAAAGTGTATATCAGACAAACCAGGTTTAGCAGAAACGAGGAGCAATGGCAAAAACTTCAAGAGACAGGAGTAAATGCGATGTATTTTAATGATGCTGACTCGGCAGAAAAAGAATCAGAGTTACTTAAGGAACTAAAACAGGCAACCTAA
- a CDS encoding diacylglycerol/lipid kinase family protein encodes MKLLFLVNPISGGVDKTPFMEVANQLCNKYGIDFQVFETTGNNDKECFEKQLNDYQPDRVAVVGGDGTVQFASIALQSTHYAMGIVPLGSANGMAEELGVNNDPTEAFKDLLLSHLIVPLDLLQVNKAHQLLHIGDVGTNAELVNKYENDSRRGMMTYAKYLLSELVNLTPFEVKIEANGEVIEKSAIMVAICNAQKYGTGIPLNLSGNPLDGQFELVVIEKVGVKSLINAGLSKFDPRFFDDEHSTIITTKEARICLEKSRLLQLDGEVIGEVETIDVGILPGVVQLITNKDNPHV; translated from the coding sequence ATGAAGCTTTTATTTTTAGTAAACCCTATTTCGGGTGGGGTAGACAAAACCCCTTTTATGGAAGTAGCCAATCAGTTGTGCAACAAGTATGGCATAGACTTTCAAGTATTTGAAACTACCGGAAATAATGACAAAGAGTGTTTTGAAAAACAATTAAATGATTATCAACCAGATAGGGTAGCAGTAGTAGGGGGAGATGGTACCGTACAATTTGCGTCGATTGCTTTGCAAAGCACTCATTATGCTATGGGCATTGTACCCTTGGGCTCTGCCAATGGCATGGCAGAAGAGTTAGGCGTAAATAATGACCCTACCGAAGCGTTTAAAGATTTACTATTGTCACACCTGATCGTACCCTTAGACCTATTGCAGGTAAATAAAGCGCATCAATTGTTGCATATTGGCGATGTAGGCACCAATGCTGAATTGGTAAATAAATATGAAAATGACTCGCGCCGGGGAATGATGACCTATGCCAAGTATTTGTTGAGCGAACTGGTAAACCTGACTCCCTTTGAAGTAAAGATAGAGGCCAACGGAGAGGTAATAGAAAAATCGGCCATTATGGTGGCTATATGCAATGCCCAAAAGTATGGTACAGGTATACCGCTCAATTTGTCGGGCAACCCTTTAGACGGGCAGTTTGAACTGGTAGTCATAGAAAAAGTAGGGGTTAAATCATTGATAAATGCAGGATTGTCTAAATTTGATCCTAGGTTTTTCGACGATGAGCACAGCACCATCATCACCACCAAAGAAGCCCGCATTTGCTTAGAAAAATCCAGACTACTACAGTTAGACGGTGAAGTAATAGGTGAGGTAGAAACCATTGATGTGGGCATTTTGCCTGGTGTAGTGCAGCTGATTACTAACAAAGACAACCCACACGTATAG
- a CDS encoding bestrophin family protein — translation MYVVKTLGFKKVIQFTGHHIVWIATWMTTVVLVYRYAKLNWLVVPWLPLSIVGTAVAFYLGFKNNSAYARMWEARKIWGAIVNSSRSWSMYVNSFISNQFAAQAVSPQQLHEVKKALIYRHIGWLYTLRQQLLVVTPWEHANQSGLVGKQGRMYRKTTGVGLVEEEHNQSTLDNFVSAEEQQRMSQYANPATQLINQQATELAALQQKGLTDHFRHMELQTILKDFYTQQGKCERIKKFPLPRQYNNMSLTFVGIFILLLPFGMISEFSKLGELGIWLSIPFGTLVSWVYIVMELVGEYSENPFQGMANDIPMLSLCRTIEIDLREMLGETDLPAPIEAKKGILM, via the coding sequence ATGTATGTTGTAAAAACCCTAGGATTTAAAAAAGTGATTCAATTTACCGGGCATCACATCGTTTGGATTGCCACTTGGATGACCACCGTAGTTCTGGTATACAGGTATGCCAAATTAAACTGGTTGGTGGTACCTTGGCTACCCTTGTCAATCGTGGGTACGGCGGTTGCCTTTTACCTGGGATTTAAAAACAACAGTGCCTATGCCCGTATGTGGGAAGCCCGCAAAATATGGGGGGCTATAGTCAACTCAAGCCGTTCGTGGAGCATGTATGTCAACAGTTTTATTAGCAACCAGTTTGCGGCACAGGCTGTATCGCCTCAACAACTCCATGAAGTAAAAAAAGCCTTGATTTATCGTCATATAGGATGGCTGTATACCTTAAGGCAGCAGTTACTGGTAGTAACCCCTTGGGAGCACGCCAATCAATCGGGCTTGGTAGGCAAGCAAGGTCGAATGTATAGAAAAACTACGGGGGTGGGGCTTGTGGAGGAAGAACACAACCAGAGCACACTCGATAATTTTGTGTCTGCCGAAGAGCAACAGCGCATGAGCCAATATGCCAATCCTGCCACCCAACTCATCAACCAGCAAGCTACCGAACTTGCTGCCTTGCAGCAAAAAGGTTTGACAGATCATTTTAGGCATATGGAGCTGCAGACAATTCTTAAAGACTTTTATACTCAGCAGGGCAAATGCGAACGCATCAAAAAATTTCCGTTGCCCCGTCAATACAATAATATGAGTCTGACCTTTGTAGGTATATTTATTCTTTTGCTCCCTTTCGGGATGATTTCTGAGTTTAGCAAACTGGGCGAGCTAGGGATATGGTTGTCTATTCCTTTTGGTACACTGGTATCTTGGGTATACATTGTCATGGAACTGGTGGGCGAATATTCTGAAAATCCTTTTCAGGGAATGGCAAACGATATTCCAATGTTGTCGTTGTGTCGCACTATAGAGATTGACCTCAGAGAAATGTTGGGAGAAACTGACCTGCCTGCGCCTATTGAGGCTAAAAAAGGGATTTTGATGTAA
- a CDS encoding endonuclease/exonuclease/phosphatase family protein: MRKFFKWFMITVLVLTGVFFTWVYLATYHPNAVQQEQVTCGKDAPTLKAGQSLKVLSWNVQYMAGKGYVFFYDLLDNSGPDTRPSKDSISLTIKEVARIITQEDPDIILLQEIDEGAARTDKEDQLKRLLGLINKAYQCHCSAFYWKASFVPDPHVMGSVGMKLSTISKYKISEGIRHQLPLIPQNFLVQQFYLKRAVLETKMPVEGNKDLLVLNTHLSAFAQGTNTMEQQVVHVNKMLKERTKQGHPWLLGGDFNLLPVGNAYRTLPKYQKKYYKPKTEIASFFNDYQAVPNIEQTRGENRAEWFTHFPNDPRVKQPDRTIDYIFFSKNIDLGKTGIGQKDTWSISDHLPLMAEFSLKGAIKK; this comes from the coding sequence ATGCGGAAATTTTTTAAATGGTTTATGATCACAGTATTGGTCTTAACGGGTGTATTTTTTACTTGGGTATATTTGGCTACCTACCACCCCAATGCTGTTCAACAAGAGCAAGTAACCTGTGGCAAAGATGCCCCCACTCTTAAAGCAGGGCAATCACTCAAAGTATTGAGCTGGAACGTGCAGTATATGGCAGGCAAAGGCTATGTGTTTTTTTATGATCTGCTCGATAACTCTGGTCCGGACACACGCCCTTCAAAAGACTCTATTTCCTTAACAATCAAAGAAGTAGCCCGAATTATCACTCAAGAAGACCCCGATATTATTTTACTACAAGAAATAGACGAAGGCGCTGCCCGTACCGACAAAGAAGATCAACTCAAGCGATTGTTGGGCTTGATCAACAAAGCGTATCAATGCCATTGCTCAGCCTTTTACTGGAAAGCTTCTTTTGTGCCCGACCCTCACGTAATGGGCTCGGTGGGAATGAAACTATCTACCATTTCTAAATATAAAATAAGTGAAGGCATTCGTCATCAGTTGCCCCTGATTCCTCAAAACTTTTTAGTGCAGCAGTTTTACCTCAAGCGTGCTGTATTGGAAACAAAAATGCCCGTAGAAGGCAACAAAGACTTGTTAGTGTTAAACACCCATCTTTCGGCATTTGCCCAAGGCACCAATACCATGGAACAACAAGTAGTCCATGTAAACAAAATGCTAAAAGAGCGTACCAAACAGGGACATCCCTGGTTATTGGGGGGAGACTTTAACCTGTTGCCAGTGGGCAATGCCTATAGAACGTTGCCCAAATACCAGAAAAAGTATTACAAGCCAAAAACCGAAATTGCCTCATTTTTTAACGACTACCAGGCAGTGCCCAACATAGAGCAAACTCGTGGCGAAAATCGAGCAGAATGGTTTACGCACTTTCCCAACGACCCCAGAGTAAAGCAGCCCGATAGAACCATCGACTACATATTTTTTTCTAAAAATATTGATCTGGGAAAAACAGGTATTGGACAGAAAGATACGTGGAGTATTTCCGATCACTTGCCACTAATGGCTGAGTTTAGCCTTAAGGGAGCAATTAAAAAATAG
- a CDS encoding AraC family transcriptional regulator, translating to MRIPQKFYENRTLETLVENQTSYTLNNAEMHVFETHQQAEKVALQFKQPILASMLTGKKIMYFEHTKSFDFLPGESLILPGNETMCIDFPEASLQKPTRCLAMAINEDKIKKIAALLNENMPKIDGNEWRFIDFNFHFTNDVAIHGIIQRLLFLFTENHPSKDIFADFMLKELIIRILQKENREHFSSVQSQPDDHRLTYVIKYIKENLDQPLSIQHLSDQVHMSESNFYRVFKNELGVSPTDFINDERIKLATRLLHDPHKKIKEVYLECGFNSMSYFTRLFKRKKKASPSEFQRKLTQKKY from the coding sequence ATGCGTATACCTCAAAAATTTTACGAAAACCGTACCCTTGAGACCTTGGTAGAAAACCAAACCAGTTATACTTTGAACAATGCCGAAATGCACGTGTTCGAAACCCATCAACAGGCCGAAAAGGTAGCCCTACAGTTTAAACAACCCATACTTGCAAGTATGCTTACTGGCAAAAAAATCATGTATTTTGAACATACCAAGTCATTTGATTTTTTGCCGGGAGAATCGCTCATTTTACCTGGCAATGAAACCATGTGTATTGATTTTCCGGAGGCAAGCCTACAAAAACCTACCCGATGTTTGGCGATGGCAATTAATGAAGATAAGATTAAAAAAATAGCGGCTTTGCTCAATGAAAATATGCCTAAAATAGATGGTAATGAGTGGCGTTTTATTGATTTTAATTTTCACTTTACCAACGATGTTGCCATTCATGGCATCATTCAACGACTCTTGTTTTTGTTTACCGAAAACCATCCATCTAAAGATATTTTTGCCGATTTTATGCTGAAGGAGCTCATTATCCGGATTTTGCAAAAAGAAAACCGCGAACACTTTAGTAGTGTACAAAGCCAACCAGACGACCACAGGTTGACGTATGTGATCAAGTACATTAAAGAAAACCTTGACCAACCGTTGAGCATTCAACACTTGAGCGACCAGGTACACATGAGTGAGTCTAATTTTTATAGGGTTTTTAAAAATGAGCTAGGGGTATCACCCACTGACTTTATCAACGATGAACGCATCAAGCTTGCCACTCGATTGTTGCATGACCCCCACAAAAAAATAAAAGAGGTGTATCTGGAGTGTGGCTTCAATAGTATGTCGTATTTTACCCGATTGTTTAAACGGAAAAAAAAGGCCTCGCCCAGTGAGTTTCAGCGCAAGCTTACCCAAAAGAAATATTGA
- the exaC gene encoding acetaldehyde dehydrogenase ExaC, producing MSDVLTEAGNLVAKPDFKAQYENFIGGKWTAPVKGEYFDNVSPVDGNTFTKVARSTAEDVELAIDAAWEAAPQWNNSSAAYRSNLLLKIADVMEQNLEALARAETWDNGKAIRETMAADLPLAIDHFRYFAGVIRAEEGSMSELDSSTVSMNVLEPLGVVGQIIPWNFPILMATWKVAPALAAGNCVVLKPAEQTPVGILVLLEMIEDILPAGVLNVVNGFGVEAGKPLASSSRINKVAFTGETTTGQLIMQYASKNIIPVTLELGGKSPNIFFESVMDADDDFFDKCLEGAVMFALNQGEVCTCPSRLLVQESIYDAFIERVVARTEAIKLGHPLSPDTMMGAQASNDQYEKILNYINIGKEEGCEVLTGGEAAHNDGLSGGFYIQPTILKGNNKMRVFQEEIFGPVVCVTTFKDEAEAIEIANDTLYGLGAGVWTRDTHQAYQISRAVQAGRVWVNCYHAYPAHAPFGGYKKSGIGRETHKMMLNHYRQTKNMLISYDKNALGFF from the coding sequence ATGAGTGATGTATTGACCGAAGCCGGAAACCTGGTAGCAAAACCCGATTTTAAAGCCCAGTACGAAAATTTTATTGGGGGCAAATGGACAGCACCTGTTAAGGGCGAGTATTTCGACAACGTATCGCCCGTAGATGGCAATACCTTTACTAAAGTAGCACGTTCTACTGCCGAAGATGTAGAGCTGGCTATAGACGCCGCCTGGGAAGCTGCCCCTCAGTGGAACAACTCTTCGGCAGCCTACCGCAGTAATTTATTGCTTAAAATAGCGGATGTAATGGAGCAAAACCTGGAAGCATTGGCAAGAGCCGAAACCTGGGACAATGGCAAAGCCATCCGTGAAACAATGGCGGCTGATTTGCCATTGGCAATTGACCACTTTAGATATTTTGCCGGAGTAATAAGGGCAGAAGAAGGCTCTATGAGCGAGCTAGATTCGTCTACTGTGTCTATGAATGTACTAGAGCCATTGGGGGTAGTAGGACAAATTATCCCCTGGAACTTTCCTATCCTTATGGCTACTTGGAAAGTAGCACCTGCCCTGGCTGCTGGCAACTGTGTAGTGCTTAAGCCAGCCGAGCAAACCCCGGTAGGTATTTTGGTACTCTTGGAAATGATCGAAGACATCTTACCCGCAGGAGTGCTCAACGTAGTCAATGGTTTTGGGGTAGAGGCTGGCAAACCCTTGGCAAGCAGTAGCCGCATTAATAAGGTGGCATTTACCGGGGAAACCACCACTGGGCAGTTGATTATGCAATATGCCTCTAAAAATATTATTCCGGTAACCTTGGAACTGGGAGGAAAGTCGCCCAACATTTTCTTCGAAAGTGTCATGGATGCCGATGATGACTTTTTTGATAAATGCCTGGAAGGAGCAGTAATGTTTGCCCTCAATCAAGGCGAAGTATGTACCTGCCCATCGCGTTTGCTGGTGCAAGAAAGCATTTACGATGCTTTTATAGAAAGAGTAGTCGCACGTACCGAAGCCATTAAGTTAGGGCACCCACTGAGCCCCGATACTATGATGGGAGCACAAGCATCAAACGACCAATACGAAAAGATCTTGAACTACATCAACATTGGCAAAGAAGAAGGTTGCGAAGTGCTCACTGGAGGCGAAGCTGCCCACAACGACGGCTTGTCGGGTGGTTTTTATATTCAACCTACCATACTTAAGGGCAACAACAAAATGCGGGTGTTCCAGGAAGAAATATTTGGGCCGGTAGTATGTGTCACTACCTTTAAAGACGAAGCCGAAGCCATAGAGATAGCCAACGACACTCTGTATGGTTTGGGGGCGGGCGTATGGACACGCGACACCCACCAGGCTTACCAAATATCGAGGGCAGTACAAGCCGGACGGGTTTGGGTAAACTGTTACCATGCCTATCCTGCCCACGCACCATTTGGCGGGTACAAAAAATCAGGTATTGGACGCGAAACGCATAAAATGATGTTAAATCATTATCGACAAACCAAAAATATGTTGATTTCTTATGACAAGAATGCGCTAGGCTTTTTTTAG
- a CDS encoding DUF779 domain-containing protein gives MTHRVVVTPEAEEVIHQLKAKHGELMFHQSGGCCDGSSPMCFPKGELMTNETDVLLGSIADCEFYIAKDQFEYWKHTQLIINVVKGRGASFSLEIPLGLRFVTESRVYTEAELASL, from the coding sequence ATGACCCACCGAGTAGTAGTAACCCCAGAAGCTGAAGAAGTAATTCACCAACTGAAAGCCAAACACGGCGAGCTTATGTTTCACCAAAGTGGCGGCTGTTGTGATGGTTCTTCGCCCATGTGTTTTCCCAAAGGTGAACTCATGACCAACGAAACCGACGTATTATTGGGAAGCATTGCAGACTGCGAGTTTTATATAGCCAAAGACCAGTTTGAATATTGGAAACATACCCAGCTCATTATCAATGTAGTAAAAGGCAGAGGTGCCAGTTTTTCGCTCGAAATTCCCCTGGGCTTGCGTTTTGTGACCGAGTCGAGAGTATACACCGAAGCAGAGCTGGCATCGCTTTAG
- the dacB gene encoding D-alanyl-D-alanine carboxypeptidase/D-alanyl-D-alanine endopeptidase: MSQKLLLYIAAFMLITLVTCSHSQQKQAADMPSHLPDNNHAPKTTNPASIPVALKQLIDQLNRDAVLRHGSWALSVQDVTSGRQLVQVNPYQTMTVASSLKTVTTSAGLGILGSNYKFATQIQYDGALNGGVINGNVYIKGGGDPTLGSPLLGYSLDRTMNEWIAAMKKAGIRRIKGQLIIDETLFEENVTPSSWIWADMGNYYAAPAGAINVLDNTYKLYLQPANRLNTTPKVLRTSPWVPRIQFVNHLKTAAAGTGDQAYIHGAPYDHVRYINGTIPMGSTFSIKGALPDPGFYLGIAFRKKLIQNGLMTNKNKATTTRMMKLDKQRINYRRTLVYTHRSTTLKSLVKWINLYSINLYAEAVLKAIGIKQQAEGSTAAGAKAITQYWKAKGLSTSGLYIEDGSGLAQSNGITAYQLAQVQRLTAKQSYFNDYYQSLPVAGVSGTMRGLCRGTRAQNNLRAKTGGMTRVISFTGYFKNRAGQLRSFALVANQYTCKYNIIKAKLARLMVAMVEV, from the coding sequence ATGTCTCAAAAACTACTGCTTTATATTGCCGCATTTATGCTTATTACGTTGGTTACATGTAGCCATTCACAACAAAAACAAGCCGCTGATATGCCTTCTCATTTACCCGACAACAATCACGCACCTAAAACTACCAACCCTGCATCGATCCCAGTTGCCCTTAAGCAGCTGATAGACCAGCTCAACCGCGATGCAGTACTACGCCACGGAAGCTGGGCGCTATCGGTGCAAGATGTAACATCGGGCAGGCAGTTGGTACAGGTAAACCCTTATCAAACAATGACGGTAGCATCGAGTCTCAAAACCGTGACTACCTCGGCAGGCTTGGGCATTTTGGGGAGCAATTATAAGTTTGCTACCCAAATTCAATACGATGGGGCTTTGAATGGTGGGGTAATCAATGGCAATGTATATATCAAAGGAGGAGGCGACCCTACCCTGGGCTCACCTTTGCTGGGGTACTCGCTGGATAGAACGATGAACGAATGGATAGCAGCTATGAAAAAAGCAGGGATTCGGAGGATAAAAGGGCAGCTAATTATAGATGAGACGCTATTTGAGGAAAACGTTACTCCTTCGAGCTGGATTTGGGCAGATATGGGCAACTATTATGCAGCACCTGCCGGAGCTATTAATGTATTAGACAATACTTATAAGTTATATCTACAACCCGCCAATCGGCTCAACACTACACCCAAGGTATTGCGTACCAGCCCTTGGGTACCCCGCATTCAGTTTGTCAACCATTTGAAAACTGCGGCAGCCGGCACGGGCGATCAAGCCTATATCCACGGGGCACCTTACGACCACGTACGTTATATCAATGGTACCATTCCTATGGGAAGCACCTTTTCTATCAAAGGCGCTCTACCTGACCCAGGTTTTTATCTGGGGATAGCTTTTCGCAAAAAACTGATTCAAAACGGGTTAATGACGAATAAAAATAAGGCCACCACTACCCGGATGATGAAGCTTGACAAACAACGGATCAATTATAGGCGTACCCTAGTATACACACACCGTTCGACCACACTCAAAAGCTTGGTAAAATGGATTAACTTGTATAGTATAAATCTGTATGCCGAGGCGGTGCTCAAGGCCATTGGTATAAAACAACAGGCCGAAGGAAGCACAGCTGCCGGGGCAAAGGCAATCACCCAATATTGGAAAGCAAAGGGCTTGTCTACCAGTGGTTTATATATTGAAGATGGCAGTGGTTTGGCACAGTCTAACGGGATCACAGCCTACCAATTGGCGCAGGTACAACGCCTGACTGCCAAACAAAGTTACTTTAATGACTATTATCAATCTTTGCCTGTAGCAGGGGTATCGGGCACCATGCGGGGCTTGTGCAGGGGCACCCGCGCCCAAAACAACCTGAGGGCGAAAACCGGGGGAATGACCCGGGTCATTTCTTTTACTGGCTACTTTAAAAACCGGGCAGGGCAACTGCGAAGTTTTGCTTTGGTAGCCAACCAGTATACTTGCAAGTATAACATCATAAAGGCAAAACTGGCAAGGCTTATGGTGGCTATGGTAGAAGTTTGA
- a CDS encoding HesB/IscA family protein, whose translation MVQITERAKDKIVELRQKDGLDTAHNIRVSVKGGGCSGLMYDLNFDAEVKDKDEIFEDKEVKILVDKKSLLYLLGTTLDFTDGLNGKGFHFVNPNASRTCGCGESFAV comes from the coding sequence ATGGTTCAAATAACAGAAAGAGCAAAAGACAAAATTGTAGAACTCCGTCAAAAAGATGGATTGGACACTGCCCACAATATAAGAGTATCGGTAAAAGGTGGTGGATGTTCTGGTTTAATGTATGACTTGAACTTTGATGCCGAAGTCAAAGATAAAGATGAAATTTTCGAAGATAAAGAAGTCAAAATATTGGTAGATAAAAAAAGCCTGTTGTATTTGTTAGGTACTACCCTTGACTTTACCGACGGACTGAACGGCAAAGGGTTTCATTTTGTAAACCCCAACGCCAGCCGCACTTGTGGTTGTGGCGAAAGTTTTGCGGTTTAA
- the mce gene encoding methylmalonyl-CoA epimerase, translated as MLKVEHIGIAVKSLKESNDLFTKLFARPPYKTEAVESEGVSTSFFQMGESKIELLEATNEDSAIAKFIAKRGEGIHHIAYEVEDILKEMERLSKEGFTLLNKEPKKGADNKLVCFLHPKTTNGVLIELCQEIK; from the coding sequence ATGTTAAAAGTAGAACACATAGGCATTGCCGTAAAGTCATTAAAAGAGTCTAACGACTTGTTTACCAAGCTGTTTGCCCGCCCTCCCTACAAAACCGAAGCTGTAGAGTCAGAAGGTGTAAGCACCTCGTTTTTTCAAATGGGCGAGTCTAAAATAGAGTTATTGGAAGCCACCAACGAAGATAGCGCCATTGCTAAGTTTATAGCCAAAAGGGGAGAGGGTATTCATCATATTGCCTATGAGGTAGAAGACATTCTGAAAGAAATGGAACGCCTAAGCAAGGAGGGGTTTACCTTGCTCAACAAGGAGCCCAAAAAAGGAGCTGATAATAAATTAGTGTGTTTTCTGCACCCAAAAACTACCAACGGGGTATTGATAGAACTTTGTCAGGAGATAAAGTAG
- a CDS encoding metallophosphoesterase family protein: MHKQWVIADIHGCYKTFVNLLEYKVQLSQDDQLFLLGDYIDRGSGSKEIIDYIVNLQESGYKIYTLRGNHEDVLLRCYWALQSKQWTLEIEELFAGWIRHGGKATLQSFGVQALGQIPSHYVQFLENLRYYYLLNNHVLVHAGLNFRHTNPFLDIESMLWIKNFAVEAEKIEHRKLVHGHDPKSLDYIKQCINNRSLTIPLDNGCVYEGSGGMGNLLALELNSNQLEVQRNVEYKPLFLVA, encoded by the coding sequence ATGCATAAACAATGGGTCATTGCCGACATTCACGGCTGCTATAAAACGTTTGTCAATCTATTAGAATATAAAGTACAGTTATCACAGGACGATCAATTATTTTTATTGGGAGATTATATTGATCGTGGATCAGGTAGCAAAGAGATCATCGATTATATTGTAAACCTGCAAGAATCGGGGTATAAAATATATACACTTAGAGGCAACCACGAAGACGTACTCTTGCGTTGTTATTGGGCGCTACAGTCTAAGCAGTGGACTCTCGAAATAGAGGAACTGTTTGCTGGCTGGATAAGGCACGGAGGCAAGGCTACCTTGCAGAGCTTTGGTGTACAAGCCCTCGGCCAAATCCCTTCTCATTACGTTCAGTTCTTAGAAAATCTACGTTATTATTACCTGCTCAACAACCACGTGTTGGTACACGCAGGGCTCAACTTTCGCCATACCAATCCTTTTTTAGACATTGAGTCTATGTTGTGGATTAAAAATTTTGCTGTAGAAGCAGAAAAAATTGAACACCGCAAACTGGTACACGGGCACGACCCCAAGTCGCTCGACTATATCAAACAGTGCATTAACAACCGTAGCCTGACCATTCCTTTAGACAATGGCTGTGTATACGAAGGTTCAGGCGGAATGGGCAATCTACTGGCGCTGGAGCTTAACTCTAACCAACTAGAGGTGCAACGCAATGTAGAGTATAAGCCTCTGTTTTTGGTGGCTTAA